A single Candidatus Thalassolituus haligoni DNA region contains:
- a CDS encoding phosphoadenylyl-sulfate reductase gives MTDFTQLNAEYASQRPKDLIRYALEQHDAIAVSFSGAEDVVLIDMAVKLRRDVQIFTLDTGRLHPETYEFIETVRKHYGITIQVQTPEQQSLQALTTAKGMFSFFEDGHQECCGVRKIQPLKNKLATLDAWITGQRRDQSPGTRSNIEMIEVDASPGQHGELIKYNPLTHWTSAQVWEYIRMFDVPYNPLHASGFVSIGCQPCTRPVLPNQHEREGRWWWEEETHKECGLHGGNIISKG, from the coding sequence ATGACAGATTTCACACAACTTAATGCAGAGTACGCCAGTCAACGTCCCAAAGACCTGATTCGCTACGCCCTTGAGCAGCACGATGCGATCGCCGTGTCGTTCAGCGGTGCCGAAGACGTTGTGCTGATCGACATGGCAGTCAAACTTCGTCGCGATGTTCAGATTTTCACACTCGACACCGGCCGTCTGCATCCCGAGACCTATGAATTTATCGAGACCGTACGCAAGCACTACGGCATCACAATTCAGGTGCAGACACCCGAGCAGCAGTCACTGCAGGCATTAACGACCGCAAAAGGCATGTTCAGCTTCTTTGAGGATGGCCACCAGGAATGCTGTGGCGTCCGTAAAATCCAGCCTCTGAAAAACAAGCTGGCCACTCTGGATGCCTGGATTACCGGCCAGCGTCGCGATCAAAGCCCCGGCACCCGCAGCAATATCGAAATGATTGAGGTCGACGCCTCACCTGGCCAACACGGCGAATTAATCAAATACAACCCGCTGACCCACTGGACATCAGCGCAGGTGTGGGAATACATCAGGATGTTTGATGTGCCCTACAACCCGTTACACGCCAGTGGTTTTGTCAGTATTGGTTGCCAGCCTTGCACTCGTCCTGTGCTGCCAAACCAGCATGAACGTGAAGGCCGTTGGTGGTGGGAAGAAGAAACCCACAAAGAATGTGGACTGCACGGCGGCAATATCATCAGCAAAGGCTGA